From the genome of Populus trichocarpa isolate Nisqually-1 chromosome 15, P.trichocarpa_v4.1, whole genome shotgun sequence, one region includes:
- the LOC7457600 gene encoding arginine biosynthesis bifunctional protein ArgJ, chloroplastic-like isoform X4, whose translation MYICAPPPHRFISLKFPELHSSSKLNDLQVLRSFGLSKRNFKLFSVTVSSLSSMSEASNYIPAAPIFLPEGPWQQIPGEVTAAKGFKAAGMYGGLRAKGEKPELALVSCDVDATVAGQRINKQSLRPPQHVM comes from the exons ATGTATATTTgtgctcctcctcctcatcgctttatctctctaaaattcCCTGAACTTCATAGCTCCTCAAAGCTTAATGATTTGCAGGTTTTGAGGTCGTTTGGTTTGAGTAAGagaaactttaaattattttcagtgACTGTCTCATCGTTATCAAGTATGAGTGAGGCCTCTAATTATATACCTGCTGCTCCTATTTTTCTACCTGAAGGACCATGGCAACAA ATTCCTGGGGAAGTTACTGCTGCGAAGGGGTTCAAAGCGGCAGGGATGTATGGTGGATTGCGTGCCAAAGGGGAGAAACCTGAACTTGCACTTGTTAGTTGTGATGTTGATGCTACAGTTGCAG GTCAAAGAATAAACAAG CAATCTCTGCGACCACCTCAGCATGTCATGTGA
- the LOC7457600 gene encoding arginine biosynthesis bifunctional protein ArgJ, chloroplastic-like isoform X2 produces the protein MYICAPPPHRFISLKFPELHSSSKLNDLQVLRSFGLSKRNFKLFSVTVSSLSSMSEASNYIPAAPIFLPEGPWQQIPGEVTAAKGFKAAGMYGGLRAKGEKPELALVSCDVDATVAGQRINKVWMIDSTVNKSLLSQLAVMLQFMCYEPCSFKDE, from the exons ATGTATATTTgtgctcctcctcctcatcgctttatctctctaaaattcCCTGAACTTCATAGCTCCTCAAAGCTTAATGATTTGCAGGTTTTGAGGTCGTTTGGTTTGAGTAAGagaaactttaaattattttcagtgACTGTCTCATCGTTATCAAGTATGAGTGAGGCCTCTAATTATATACCTGCTGCTCCTATTTTTCTACCTGAAGGACCATGGCAACAA ATTCCTGGGGAAGTTACTGCTGCGAAGGGGTTCAAAGCGGCAGGGATGTATGGTGGATTGCGTGCCAAAGGGGAGAAACCTGAACTTGCACTTGTTAGTTGTGATGTTGATGCTACAGTTGCAG GTCAAAGAATAAACAAGGTATGGATGATTGATTCCACTGTCAATAAGTCGTTGCTTTCTCAGCTTGCTGTGATGCTCCAGTTTATGTGCTATGAACCATGCAGCTTCAAAGATGAATGA
- the LOC18109890 gene encoding peptide methionine sulfoxide reductase A1, translating to MLRNLATHFSSTSSTTTSSSTTPLLVLSKPFRSLSSKSLLFLSKPFNFPRTSKPISYYKPSMNILNKLGFGPRSPDPSTMDPTIPQGPDDDLPAPGQQFAQFGAGCFWGVELAFQRVPGVTKTEVGYTQGLLHNPTYEDVCTGTTNHNEVVRVQYDPKECSFDTLIDVLWARHDPTTLNRQGNDVGTQYRSGIYYYTPEQEKAAKESLERQQKLLNRKIVTEILPAKKFYRAEEYHQQYLAKGGRFGFMQSAEKGCNDPIKCYG from the exons ATGCTCCGAAATCTTGCTACCCACTTCTCCTCtacctcctccaccaccaccagcagcagcaccacCCCTCTTCTCGTCCTCTCAAAACCTTTCCGTTCTCTCTCATCAAAATCGCTACTTTTTCTCTCTAAACCCTTCAATTTCCCTCGAACCTCAAAACCCATCTCTTATTACAAGCCATCAATGAACATCCTTAACAAACTAGGCTTTGGTCCCAGGTCACCTGACCCATCAACAATGGACCCAACAATCCCACAAGGTCCCGATGATGACTTACCAGCTCCTGGTCAGCAATTTGCTCAGTTTGGAGCTGGTTGTTTTTGGGGTGTTGAATTAGCATTTCAAAGAGTCCCTGGTGTTACTAAAACTGAAGTGGGTTATACTCAGGGCTTATTGCATAATCCAACTTATGAGGATGTTTGTACCGGTACTACTAATCATAATGAAGTTGTTAGGGTTCAGTATGACCCTAAAGAGTGTAGCTTTGACACTTTGATTGATGTTTTGTGGGCTAGACATGACCCTACTACCTTGAATCGCCAG GGGAATGATGTGGGAACACAGTACAGGTCTGGAATATACTATTACACCCCTGAGCAGGAGAAAGCAGCGAAGGAGTCCTTGGAACGGCAGCAGAAGCTCTTGAACAGGAAGATAGTCACTGAGATTTTACCTGCCAAAAAATTCTACAGAGCAGAAGAATACCACCAGCAGTATCTTGCGAAGGGTGGCCGATTTGGATTTATGCAATCTGCTGAGAAAGGATGCAATGATCCAATCAAATGCTATGGCTAA
- the LOC7457600 gene encoding arginine biosynthesis bifunctional protein ArgJ, chloroplastic-like isoform X1 codes for MYICAPPPHRFISLKFPELHSSSKLNDLQVLRSFGLSKRNFKLFSVTVSSLSSMSEASNYIPAAPIFLPEGPWQQIPGEVTAAKGFKAAGMYGGLRAKGEKPELALVSCDVDATVAGAFTTDMVAAAPVLYYKNALDISKTVIQSIIFALLVFGHL; via the exons ATGTATATTTgtgctcctcctcctcatcgctttatctctctaaaattcCCTGAACTTCATAGCTCCTCAAAGCTTAATGATTTGCAGGTTTTGAGGTCGTTTGGTTTGAGTAAGagaaactttaaattattttcagtgACTGTCTCATCGTTATCAAGTATGAGTGAGGCCTCTAATTATATACCTGCTGCTCCTATTTTTCTACCTGAAGGACCATGGCAACAA ATTCCTGGGGAAGTTACTGCTGCGAAGGGGTTCAAAGCGGCAGGGATGTATGGTGGATTGCGTGCCAAAGGGGAGAAACCTGAACTTGCACTTGTTAGTTGTGATGTTGATGCTACAGTTGCAG GGGCGTTCACTACCGACATGGTTGCTGCTGCACCAGTATTATACTATAAAAATGCATTAGATATTTCAAAAACGGTAATCCAGAGTATTATTTTTGCATTGCTTGTATTCGGTCACCTGTAA
- the LOC7457600 gene encoding arginine biosynthesis bifunctional protein ArgJ, chloroplastic-like isoform X3, with protein MYICAPPPHRFISLKFPELHSSSKLNDLQVLRSFGLSKRNFKLFSVTVSSLSSMSEASNYIPAAPIFLPEGPWQQIPGEVTAAKGFKAAGMYGGLRAKGEKPELALVSCDVDATVAAISATTSACHVNVLHRKKARNQASDRILIILLAYDA; from the exons ATGTATATTTgtgctcctcctcctcatcgctttatctctctaaaattcCCTGAACTTCATAGCTCCTCAAAGCTTAATGATTTGCAGGTTTTGAGGTCGTTTGGTTTGAGTAAGagaaactttaaattattttcagtgACTGTCTCATCGTTATCAAGTATGAGTGAGGCCTCTAATTATATACCTGCTGCTCCTATTTTTCTACCTGAAGGACCATGGCAACAA ATTCCTGGGGAAGTTACTGCTGCGAAGGGGTTCAAAGCGGCAGGGATGTATGGTGGATTGCGTGCCAAAGGGGAGAAACCTGAACTTGCACTTGTTAGTTGTGATGTTGATGCTACAGTTGCAG CAATCTCTGCGACCACCTCAGCATGTCATGTGAACGTACTTCACAGGAAAAAGGCAAGGAACCAGGCATCTGATCGGATATTAATTATCCTCCTTGCATATGATGCTTAA
- the LOC18109889 gene encoding cyclin-U4-1, protein MAELAETAVMPKVITFLSSLLQRVAESNDISHQLYPQKASIFHGLTRPTISIQNYLERIFKYSNCSPSCFVVAYVYLDRFSQRQSCFPLNSFNVHRLLITSVLVSVKFMDDIYYNNAFYAKVGGISTREMNLLEVDFLFGLGFQLNVTPTTFHLYCSYLQREMSIQSPLQIVDTPLNIARPLKIHCCFNEDESTHQKQLAV, encoded by the exons ATGGCAGAATTAGCAGAGACTGCAGTGATGCCTAAGGTCATAActttcctctcttctcttcttcaaagAGTAGCAGAATCTAATGATATTAGCCATCAGTTATACCCCCAGAAAGCCTCAATCTTTCATGGCCTAACGAGACCTACTATATCCATTCAAAACTATCTTGAGAGAATCTTCAAGTATTCAAATTGTAGCCCCTCTTGTTTTGTTGTTGCTTATGTGTATCTTGATCGGTTTTCTCAGAGACAATCCTGTTTTCCTCTCAATTCTTTCAATGTGCATAGATTGCTCATCACAAGTGTCTTGGTCTCTGTCAAGTTCATGGATGATAT ATATTACAACAACGCATTCTATGCTAAAGTTGGAGGAATCAGCACAAGAGAGATGAATCTTCTTGAAgtggattttttatttggtctagGCTTCCAGTTGAATGTGACACCAACCACATTCCACCTCTATTGCTCTTACCTTCAGAGAGAAATGTCGATTCAGTCTCCTCTGCAAATAGTAGACACTCCTCTAAATATCGCAAGACCACTGAAAATCCATTGCTGTTTCAATGAAGATGAATCCACTCATCAAAAACAGCTTGCTGTTTAG